From Rhododendron vialii isolate Sample 1 chromosome 10a, ASM3025357v1, the proteins below share one genomic window:
- the LOC131303135 gene encoding PKS-NRPS hybrid synthetase cheA-like has translation MDVEKHVTGVVVTKQKSKQEVDTSTLGSFVGPSTIPISTCPSYDYTEHFTTEMIFLSDEALVDWIRCTGKQHGFIIVIKGSEKCIKNRTPRMRFSCERRGKYRPFVKKVDGKEVAVKKRVRSTGTTKCECPFELKAVKGNDGWTVSVHNGTYNHPPAVYLEGHSYAGRLSAEQTSTMVDLSVALVKPKEILTHLKVQDPDNVTSIKTVYNVRHKYRVIEKAGKSQMQHLLDRLEKYHYVHWARGNETENVTELFWSPPSAGEMLLAFPHVLMMDCTYKTNKYKFPLLFPTF, from the exons ATGGATGTTGAGAAACATGTCACAGGTGTTGTAGTGACGAAGCAAAAATCGAAGCAAGAG GTTGACACTTCAACACTTGGTAGTTTTGTAGGGCCATCGACTATACCTATTTCAACTTGTCCTTCATACGATTATACGGAGCATTTTACAACGGAGATG ATTTTTCTATCCGATGAAGCGTTGGTAGATTGGATAAGATGCACTGGTAAACAACACGGGTTTATCATTGTGATTAAGGGTTCTGAGAAATGTATTAAGAATCGCACACCTAGGATGAGATTTTCATGTGAAAGGCGTGGTAAGTATAGGCCGTTTGTGAAGAAAGTTGATGGGAAGGAGGTAGCTGTGAAGAAGAGAGTACGGTCCACGGGCACCACAAAATGTGAATgcccatttgaattgaaagctgTAAAGGGCAATGATGGTTGGACTGTCTCTGTCCACAATGGCACCTATAACCATCCTCCAGCGGTGTACTTGGAGGGCCATTCGTATGCCGGGAGGTTGTCAGCAGAGCAGACTAGCACGATGGTTGATTTGTCAGTCGCTTTGGTGAAACCCAAAGAAATCTTAACCCATTTGAAGGTTCAAGATCCTGATAACGTAACGTCTATCAAAACTGTGTACAATGTACGACACAAGTATCGAGTGATAGAGAAAGCTGGAAAATCTCAAATGCAACATTTGTTGGATCGGCTAGAAAAGTACCACTACGTTCATTGGGCCCGTGGGAACGAGACTGAGAATGTCACGGAGTTGTTTTGGTCTCCTCCATCTGCCGGGGAGATGTTACTTGCTTTTCCCCACGTTTTAATGATGGATTGCACATACAAGACGAATAAGTACAAGTTTCCTTTGCTTTTCCCCACATTTTAA